A DNA window from Parabacteroides johnsonii DSM 18315 contains the following coding sequences:
- the map gene encoding type I methionyl aminopeptidase, with protein MIYLKTDEEIELMRTANQLVGKTLGELAKHIAPGVNTLQLDKIAEEFIRDNGAVPAFLGYGGFPNSICASVNEQVVHGIPSSKTILKEGDVISVDCGTVLNGFVGDSAYTFCVGEVDPKVKNLLKTTKESLYLGIQHAIEGKRLGDISHAVQSYCESKGYSVVRELVGHGIGRKMHEEPEVPNYGRPGCGPLLRSGMCICIEPMINMGSKNVAFEKDGWTVRTKDRKCSAHFEHCIAIRPEGPQILSSFEFLEEVLGNNAI; from the coding sequence ATGATCTATTTAAAAACAGATGAAGAAATTGAGTTGATGCGTACGGCGAATCAACTGGTAGGTAAGACGCTTGGCGAATTGGCCAAACATATTGCTCCCGGTGTCAATACGCTTCAACTCGATAAGATTGCCGAAGAATTCATTAGAGATAATGGTGCGGTTCCGGCGTTTTTGGGATACGGAGGTTTTCCTAATTCCATATGTGCTTCCGTGAATGAACAGGTTGTGCACGGTATTCCTTCTTCTAAGACAATACTGAAAGAGGGGGATGTCATATCTGTCGACTGCGGTACGGTTTTGAATGGTTTTGTCGGTGACTCGGCTTATACGTTTTGTGTGGGCGAAGTCGATCCCAAAGTGAAAAACTTGTTGAAGACGACAAAGGAATCACTTTACCTGGGAATCCAGCATGCCATCGAAGGCAAACGCCTCGGAGACATCAGTCATGCCGTACAGTCCTATTGTGAATCGAAAGGTTACTCTGTTGTCAGAGAGCTGGTCGGCCACGGTATCGGACGTAAGATGCACGAAGAACCGGAAGTCCCCAATTACGGGCGCCCTGGTTGCGGTCCCTTGTTACGCAGTGGTATGTGCATCTGCATAGAACCGATGATTAATATGGGAAGCAAGAATGTCGCTTTTGAGAAAGACGGTTGGACAGTCCGTACGAAAGACAGAAAGTGTTCGGCTCATTTCGAGCATTGTATCGCGATCCGT
- the rplO gene encoding 50S ribosomal protein L15: MNLSNLKPAEGSTKTRKRIGRGPGSGLGGTSTRGHKGAKSRSGYKQKIGFEGGQMPIQRRLPKFGFKNINRVEYKAINLSTLQGMAEAQQLSKIGINELIEAGFISSSQLVKILGNGNLTAKLEVEAHAFSKSAEAAIQAVGGTVVKL, encoded by the coding sequence TGAATTTATCAAATTTAAAACCTGCTGAAGGATCTACCAAGACCAGAAAAAGAATCGGCCGTGGTCCGGGTTCAGGATTAGGAGGTACTTCAACAAGAGGTCATAAAGGTGCGAAATCAAGATCCGGTTACAAGCAGAAAATCGGTTTCGAAGGTGGTCAGATGCCTATACAGAGACGCTTACCTAAATTTGGTTTCAAGAATATTAACCGCGTTGAATATAAAGCTATCAATCTTTCTACATTACAGGGCATGGCTGAAGCTCAGCAGCTCTCTAAGATTGGTATCAACGAACTGATCGAGGCTGGTTTCATTTCCTCTTCTCAGTTGGTTAAAATTCTTGGTAATGGCAACTTGACAGCTAAACTTGAAGTGGAAGCTCACGCTTTCTCTAAGAGTGCTGAAGCTGCTATCCAGGCAGTAGGTGGAACTGTTGTTAAACTCTAA
- the secY gene encoding preprotein translocase subunit SecY, whose translation MRAVETIKNIWKIEDLRNRILTTLLLVAIYRFGTYVVLPGIDPKALTALQEQTRGGLLALLDMFSGGAFSNASIFALGIMPYISASIVMQLMAIAVPSFQKLQREGESGRRKINQWTRYLTVAILLFQGPTYLVNLSVQLKAAGAALPAGIWFTISSTVILAAGSMFILWLGERITDKGVGNGISFIILVGIIARLPHSLFQEFVSRTSERTGGLVMFLFEMLFLLLVIAGAILLVQGTRKVPVQYAKRIIGNKQYGGARQYIPLKVNAANVMPIIFAQAIMFIPISIVGFSSTGEQSGFVAAFMDNTGFWYNFVFAVLIILFTYFYTAITINPTQMSDDLKRNNGFIPGVKPGKSTKDYLDTIMDRITLPGAFFLALVAIMPAFARIAGVSMEFSQFFGGTSLLILVGVVLDTLQQVESHLLMRHYDGLLKSGRIKGRSGAVGAY comes from the coding sequence ATGAGAGCAGTTGAAACAATAAAAAATATCTGGAAGATTGAGGATCTGAGAAATCGGATCCTCACCACTCTTTTATTGGTGGCTATATACCGTTTCGGTACATACGTCGTTCTTCCGGGTATTGATCCTAAAGCGTTGACCGCTTTACAGGAACAGACAAGAGGCGGATTGCTGGCGTTGTTGGACATGTTCTCTGGTGGTGCTTTCTCTAATGCTTCTATTTTTGCATTAGGGATTATGCCGTATATCTCCGCTTCCATCGTGATGCAGTTGATGGCAATTGCAGTTCCTTCTTTCCAGAAATTACAGAGAGAAGGTGAGAGTGGTCGTCGTAAGATCAACCAGTGGACTCGTTATCTGACAGTTGCTATCCTTCTGTTCCAGGGTCCTACTTATCTTGTTAACTTAAGTGTACAGCTGAAAGCCGCCGGAGCAGCTCTGCCTGCAGGTATATGGTTTACAATTTCTTCTACAGTTATTTTAGCTGCTGGAAGTATGTTTATCTTATGGCTTGGTGAAAGAATTACAGATAAAGGTGTTGGAAATGGTATTTCATTTATCATTTTAGTTGGTATTATAGCCCGTCTGCCGCATTCGTTGTTCCAGGAATTTGTTTCCCGGACGAGTGAGAGAACCGGTGGTCTGGTTATGTTCTTGTTTGAAATGTTGTTCCTTTTGTTGGTTATCGCAGGTGCGATCCTGTTGGTACAAGGTACTCGCAAGGTCCCTGTGCAATATGCAAAACGGATCATTGGAAATAAACAATATGGTGGCGCACGCCAGTACATCCCCCTTAAGGTGAATGCTGCAAACGTAATGCCTATCATCTTTGCCCAGGCAATCATGTTTATTCCTATTTCAATCGTCGGTTTCTCAAGCACAGGCGAACAGTCTGGTTTCGTAGCTGCGTTTATGGACAATACCGGATTTTGGTACAACTTCGTATTTGCTGTACTGATTATCTTGTTTACATATTTCTATACAGCTATCACGATCAATCCTACTCAGATGTCGGATGATCTGAAGAGAAACAACGGGTTCATTCCGGGCGTTAAGCCAGGAAAGAGTACCAAAGATTATTTGGATACCATCATGGACCGTATTACTTTGCCGGGAGCATTCTTCCTTGCATTAGTGGCTATCATGCCTGCTTTTGCCCGGATCGCCGGTGTAAGTATGGAGTTCTCGCAGTTCTTTGGCGGAACATCTTTGTTGATCCTGGTTGGTGTGGTGTTGGATACACTGCAGCAAGTAGAAAGTCATTTGCTGATGCGTCATTATGACGGTTTGTTGAAGTCAGGAAGAATTAAAGGTCGCTCAGGCGCAGTTGGTGCTTATTAA